A single genomic interval of Lathyrus oleraceus cultivar Zhongwan6 chromosome 7, CAAS_Psat_ZW6_1.0, whole genome shotgun sequence harbors:
- the LOC127102320 gene encoding isoleucine--tRNA ligase, cytoplasmic translates to MEEVCEGKDFAFPKQEETILDFWSRIDAFHTQLALTKDKPEYIFYDGPPFATGLPHYGHILAGTIKDIVTRYQSMTGHHVTRRFGWDCHGLPVENEIDKKLGIKKREDVLKLGIGVYNEECRSIVTRYVSEWENVITRTGRWIDFKNDYKTMDLKFMESVWWVFSQLYAKNLVYKGFKVMPYSTGCKTPLSNFEAGQNYKDVSDPEVFMTFPVLGDPHGASFVAWTTTPWTLPSNLALCINANFTYLKVRNKYTGKVYIVAESRLSVLHNPKEKPKEAVANSSVSVPKNAKNKGTSSGKADNVLDSFDVLEKFTGASLVGKKYEPLFDYFNELSETAFRVVADNYVTDDSGTGVVHCAAAFGEDDFRVCIENQIISKDKLVVAVDDDGCFTEKITDFSGCYIKQADKDIIEAVKAKGRLFKSGAFTHSYPFCWRSDTPLIYRAVPSWFVRVELLKEKLLENNKQTYWVPDFVKDKRFHNWLENARDWAISRSRFWGTPLPIWISEDEKEIVVIDSVAKLEKLSGVKVSDLHRHNIDHITIQSESGRVLRRVDDVFDCWFESGSMPYAYIHYPFENVELFEKNFPGHFVAEGLDQTRGWFYTLMVLATALFGKPAFRNLICNGLVLAEDGKKMSKSLKNYPSPMDVINDYGADALRLYLINSPVVRAEPLRFKKEGVYGVVRDVFLPWYNAYRFLVQNTKRLEVEGLAPFVLLDHATLQKSSNVLDQWINSATQSLVHFVRQEMDGYRLYTVVPYLLKFLDNLTNIYVRFNRKRLKGRTGEEDCRTALSTLYNVLLLSCKVMAPFTPFFTEVLYQNMRKASNGSEESIHYCSFPEEEGKGGERIEQSVSRMMTIIDLARNIRERHNKPLKTPLREMVIVHPDADFLEDINGKLKEYVLEELNIRSLVPCNDTLKYASLRAEPDFSILGKRLGKSMGIVAKEVKAMSQEKILAFEKAGEVVIASHRLKLSDIKVLRDFKRPDGMADNEIDAAGDGDVLVILDLRPDESLFEAGAAREVVNRIQKLRKKIALEPTDTVEVYFQSLDDDTSISQRVLHSQESYIREAIGSPLLQFSLMPAHAVIIGEESFHGISSMSFAITLARPALMFNEKAILSLFSGDSKVAHNLQTYLLSRDHSNLKSEFHDGNGKKTVDSIEQQPAAEVVLGEHVFLTVGDYYVAAKSV, encoded by the exons ATGGAAGAAGTTTGCGAAGGCAAAGACTTCGCTTTCCCAAAGCAAGAAGAAACCATTCTCGATTTCTGGTCCCGAATCGACGCATTCCACACACAGTTAGCTCTCACCAAAGACAAGCCCGAATACATCTTCTACGACGGTCCTCCTTTCGCCACCGGTCTTCCTCACTACGGCCACATTCTCGCCGGCACAATCAAAGACATCGTCACGCGCTACCAATCCATGACTGGACACCATGTCACGCGCCGATTTGGATGGGATTGTCACGGTCTTCCAGTTGAGAACGAGATCGATAAGAAGCTTGGGATTAAGAAGCGGGAGGATGTTCTTAAGCTTGGGATTGGGGTTTATAATGAAGAGTGTAGGAGTATTGTGACGCGGTATGTTTCTGAGTGGGAGAATGTTATTACTAGAACTGGGAGGTGGATTGATTTCAAGAATGATTATAAGACTATGGATCTTAAGTTTATGGAGTCTGTTTGGTGGGTTTTTTCTCAGCTTTATGCTAAAAACCTTGTTTATAAAGGTTTTAAG GTCATGCCATATAGTACTGGCTGCAAAACTCCACTCTCTAATTTTGAGGCTGGTCAGAATTATAAG GATGTATCTGACCCTGAAGTGTTCATGACGTTTCCGGTGTTGGGCGATCCACATGGTGCATCTTTTGTGGCTTGGACAACAACGCCATGGACTCTTCCTAGCAATCTTGCTCTGTGCATCAATGCTAATTTTACCTATTTGAAG GTACGCAATAAGTATACTGGTAAAGTTTATATAGTTGCCGAATCTCGTCTATCTGTACTCCATAACCCAAAGGAGAAGCCCAAAGAGGCTGTTGCTAATAGTTCAGTTAGTGTCCCTAAAAATGCAAAGAACAAGGGCACTTCAAGTGGCAAGGCTGATAATGTATTAGATTCTTTTGATGTGCTTGAGAAATTCACAGGAGCTTCATTAGTGGGGAAGAA GTATGAACCATTGTTTGATTACTTTAACGAGCTATCTGAAACAGCTTTTAGAGTTGTTGCCGACAATTATGTAACTGATGATAGTGGTACCGGTGTTGTCCACTGTGCCGCTGCTTTTGGTGAAGATGATTTTCGTGTTTGCATTGAGAATCAAATTATTAGTAAG GATAAACTTGTTGTAGCTGTTGATGATGATGGCTGCTTTACTGAAAAAATTACTGACTTTAGTGGGTGCTATATCAAACAAGCCGACAAGGATATCATTGAAGCAGTGAAG GCAAAGGGTAGGCTGTTTAAATCTGGAGCTTTTACACATTCCTATCCATTCTGTTGGAGATCTGATACCCCACTCATTTACAGAGCTGTTCCAAGCTG GTTTGTTAGAGTGGAGTTGCTGAAAGAGAAATTGTTGGAAAACAATAAACAGACTTACTGGGTTCCTGATTTTGTCAAG GATAAGCGATTTCACAATTGGCTGGAAAATGCAAGAGATTGGGCAATTAGTCGAAGTAGATTTTGGGGGACCCCTCTCCCTATATGGATTAGTGAGGATGAGAAAGAAATAGTTGTCATAGATTCTGTTGCAAAACTTGAAAAGCTTTCAGGTGTAAAG GTGTCTGACCTTCATCGGCACAACATTGATCATATTACAATTCAAAGTGAAAGTGGCCGTGTGCTTCGACGTGTTGATGAT GTTTTTGACTGCTGGTTTGAAAGTGGGTCTATGCCTTATGCGTATATTCATTATCCTTTTGAAAATGTTGAGCTGTTTGAGAAGAACTTTCCTGGCCATTTTGTCGCTGAAGGGCTGGATCAAACCCGTGGTTG GTTTTATACCCTAATGGTGCTAGCTACTGCATTATTTGGTAAGCCTGCCTTTAGGAATCTAATTTGCAATGGGCTTGTCCTGGCGGAAGATGGAAAAAAGATGAGCAAAAGTCTGAAAAACTATCCTTCACCAATGGATGTTATTAATGATTATGGAGCG GATGCCTTGCGATTGTACCTTATAAACTCTCCTGTTGTGCGTGCTGAGCCACTTCGATTCAAGAAGGAAGGAGTTTATGGTGTT GTTAGAGATGTTTTCCTTCCCTGGTATAATGCATATAGGTTTCTTGTTCAAAATACAAAGAGGCTTGAGGTTGAGGGTCTAGCACCTTTTGTACTTCTTGATCATGCCACACTTCAGAAGTCATCAAATGTTCTTGATCAGTGGATCAACTCAGCCACACAAAGCCTTGTTCATTTTGTCCGGCAAGAAATGGATGGCTACCGCCTTTATACG GTGGTTCCGTACCTTCTAAAGTTTCTTGATAACCTTACAAATATATATGTACGGTTCAACCGTAAGAGACTGAAAGGTCGTACTGGAGAAGAAGACTGCAGGACAGCACTTTCAACTCTATACAAT GTACTTTTGTTATCCTGTAAAGTGATGGCTCCTTTTACACCTTTCTTCACTGAGGTACTCTATCAAAATATGCGAAAAGCATCTAATGGATCAGAGGAGAGCATCCACTATTGCAGTTTTCCTGAGGAAGAAGGCAAG GGGGGAGAACGGATTGAGCAAAGTGTTTCAAGGATGATGACAATTATTGATCTGGCCCGAAACATTCGTGAGCGTCATAACAAGCCTCTTAAAACACCACTCAG GGAGATGGTCATAGTGCATCCTGATGCAGACTTCCTTGAAGACATTAATGgaaagttgaaggag TATGTACTTGAGGAACTCAATATACGATCCCTTGTTCCATGTAATGATACTTTAAAGTATGCATCCTTACGTGCCGAGCCTGACTTTAG TATTTTAGGTAAGCGACTAGGAAAATCTATGGGCATTGTTGCCAAAGAAGTCAAAGCAATGTCACAGGAAAAGATTTTGGCTTTTGAAAAGGCTGGAGAAGTCGTCATTGCAAGTCACCGTTTGAAGCTGTCTGATATTAAG GTTCTCCGTGATTTTAAACGTCCTGATGGTATGGCGGATAATGAGATTGATGCTGCTGGGGATG GTGATGTTTTAGTTATATTGGACTTGCGACCCGACGAGTCATTGTTTGAGGCTGGTGCTGCGAGAGAG GTTGTTAACAGAATCCAGAAGTTAAGAAAGAAAATTGCTCTTGAACCAACTGACACAGTGGAGGTTTACTTTCAATCATTGGATGATGATACATCAATCTCTCAGAGAGTTTTGCATTCACAG GAATCCTATATCAGAGAGGCTATTGGTTCTCCATTGCTTCAATTTTCTTTGATGCCTGCGCATGCA GTTATCATTGGTGAAGAGAGTTTCCATGGGATTTCCAGCATGTCGTTTGCTATCACCTTGGCAAGACCTGCGTTGATGTTCAATGAAAAAGCCATTCTTTCACTATTTTCAg GTGACTCAAAAGTTGCACACAATTTGCAAACTTACCTGCTATCAAGAGATCATTCAAATTTGAAGTCTGAGTTTCATGATGGAAATGGAAAG AAAACCGTAGACTCGATTGAACAGCAACCTGCGGCCGAAGTGGTACTTGGTGAGCATGTATTTCTCACTGTAGGGGATTACTATGTTGCTGCAAAATCTGTCTAA